CAGCTCGAGGAGTGGGGCGAGCACGTCGAGCACTGGATCGAGAAGCCGCCGCCGCGGTCGCCGAACCCCAACGACGACGTCGACCCCTCGAAGCCGTGGCCCGTCCCGGGGCCGGGCGAGGAGGCCGCGCGTCGCCTCGCCGCCGCCGACCTGGTCCGCTCGGTCGACCCGACGGCGCCCGACGAGGGCCTCGACATGGTCGAGGCCGCCCGGGTCGCGGAGTGGGACGAGGACCTAGCCCAGCTGATCACCGAGGCCCGTGCGGAGCGGTCCACCTCGATCGACCTGCCGCTGCCGAGCAGCCTGTCGGCGACCTCGGTCGCGCGCCTGCGCGACGACCCCGACGCGTTCGCCCGCGACCTCGCCCGGCCGATGCCGCGCCCGCCGGCTCCGGCCGCGCGCTTCGGCACGGCCTTCCACGCCTGGGTCGAGGACAGGTTCGGCCAGCAGGCGCTCATCGAGCCCGACGAGCTCCCCGGACGCGCCGACGCCGGCATCGACGACGAGGCCGACCTCGGCGAGGTGGTGAAGCGGTTCGAGGACGGGCCCTTCGGCGACCGCGCGCCCCACGCCGTGGAGGCGCCGTTCGCCCTGGTGCTCGCCGGCCAGGTCGTCCGCGGGCGGATCGACGCGGTCTACGCCGAGCCCGCCTCCGCCGGCGGCGGCTTCCTCGTCGTCGACTGGAAGACCGGTCACCACGAGTCGTCCGACCCGCTCCAGCTGGCGCTCTACCGCCTCGCGTGGTCCGAGCTCACCGGCACCCCGCTCGAGCAGGTGCGCGCCGCCTTCCACTACGTCCGCTCCGGCCGCACCGTCGAGCCCCCCGACCTCCCCGGCCGCGAAGAGCTCGAGCGCCTGCTCGACCTCTGACCGCCGGCGGACGCCCCGGGGCGGTGTCCCACCCACAGTCCGAGCCGCAGGACTGTGGCTCACGCACCGCTGGCGGGCGCGGCGTACGCCGACACGCGGTCCGGCGGTGTCCCACCCACAGTCCGAGCCGCAGGACTGTGGCTCACGCACCGCCGCACCACCTCGGGCGGTGCGTGGCGAGGATTCCTGCGCCCGGAAATCCCCCTCACGCACCGCTCGCGGGAGCGGCGTACGCCGACGCGCGGACCGGCGGGACGGGGCTCAGGCCAGGGCGGCAGTGAGCGCGATCTCGACCATCTCGCCGAAGGTCTGCTCGCGCTCCTGCGAGGTGGTCTCCTCGCCGGTGACGATGTGGTCGGAGACGGTGCAGATCGCCAGCGCGCGCCGGCGGTGCTTGGCGGCCAGGGTGTAGAGCGCGCTGGCCTCCATCTCGACGGCCAGCACGCCGTACTTCACCATCTCGCCGAGCAGCTCGGGGCGGGCGGCGTAGAACGAGTCGCTGGAGAAGATCAGCCCGACGTGGAACGGCGACCCGCCCTCGCGGGCCTCGGCCGCCTCGACCGCGCCGCGCAGCAGGCCGAAGTCGGCGACCGGCGCGTAGTCGAGGCCGTGGAAGGCGATCCGGTTCATCGAGGAGTCGGTGCAGGCACCCGACGCGATGATCACGTCGCGCACGCCGACGTCCTCGGTCAGGGCGCCGCACGACCCGACCCGGACGACCGACTGGACGTCGTAGTCGGTGAAGAGCTCGTTGACGTAGATCGCCATCGACGGCTGGCCCATGCCCGAGCCCTGCACCGACACGCGCTGCCCGCGCCAGGTGCCGGTGTAGCCGTACATCCCGCGGACCTCGCTGTAGCAGCGGGCGTCGTCGAGGAACGTCTCGGCGATCCAGCGCGCCCGCAGCGGGTCGCCGGGCAGGAGGACGGTGGGGGCGATGTCGCCGGGCTGGGCGCCGATGTGCGTGCTCACGGCGCCCAGCCTAGGGACTCAGCCCGCGTTGGCGACGACCTCGTCGGGCGTGTGCGGCAGGTCCAGGGTCGACGTCACGCGCCCGCGGTCGAGGTCGACGACGTGCAGCCGGTCCCGGCGCGGCTCGGTGACGTACGCCGTGGTGCCCACGACGTGCAGCGTGGGGCGCGGCTGCTGCCAGTCGAGCGGCTCCTTCCAGCGGCCGACGACGTCGATGCGGCGCTCCACCGCGCCGGTGCGCTCGTCGAGGACGTGGAGGGCACCGTCGGTGCCGAGGACGAGCGCCTCGCCGTCGGGGCCGCGGCCAAGGGAGCGGAAGCTGTAGCTCGTGCCGAGGTCGACCAGCCGCAGGGTGCCGGTGCGGGTGTCGATGAGCGAGACCCGGGTGGGTCGCTCGAGCTCGGCGTCGGGGTCGGTCTTGTAGTCGCCGAGCAGGATCGGGGAGACCTCCGAGCCCGCCTGGTTGCCGATCCGGCCGTACGGGTCCGGGCTGGTGACCTTGGTGATCTCGCGGCCGTCGACGACGACCGCGCCGTCCTCGCACCCGAGGACGGCGACGTCCTGGGCGAACGCCTCGCCGTGCACGCCCGGGCACGCGTCGGTCTGCGCCATCACGACCCCGGACGGGCCGAGCAGCCGGACCCCCGAACGTGACTCCTCGTCGCCGTCGGTGGTCAGCAGGTTGCCGTTCGCGAGGCGGACGGCGACCCCGTGGTGCGCCTCCTCGGTGCTCGTCGTGGTGACCTCGGGGCCGTCAGACCCCAGTGCGGTGGTGTCGAACGACGTGATCGTCCCCGTGCCGTCGTCGAACAGGGTGGTGAGCCCGTCGTGGGCCACGACGTGACCCGGCTCGGCGGCCTCGAACCGGGCGCCCGTCAGCCCGGGGGTGCTGGTCCAGTGGTGGCCGTGGTCGCCGTGCTCGTCGGTCCACGACCCGAGGTCGAGCACCTCCCAGCCGCCCGTGGTGCTCACCAGCGCGTGGCGTCCGTCCCCGGCCGGGCTGACCCGGAGGTAGCCCTCGAGCGCCTCCTCGGCGAGCACCTCGCCGGTGCGGGCGTCGACGACCGACACGCCGCCGTCGTGGGTCACGGCCAGCCGGGGAGCGGCCGAGGCGACCTCGGTCCCTGCCGCCGCGGACGGGGTGTCGGTGGGTTCGGCGGGAGTGCCGGACCCGGCCTCCGGGCGGCGAGGGTCGGAGGCGGCGCAGGCGGAGGAGGCGAGGGCCACGAGGGTGGCGAGCAGGACAGGGACACGTCGGATCTTCATGAGAATCATTCTCATTGTAGTTGAGAACGATTGTCAAAAAGATCGGTGGCTAACCTGAGCGGGTGTCCACCGAGCGCACCCTCCCGCACGTCGCCCTGTCCGCCCACGCGCACAACCGGCTCGGGCTGCGACGCACCGACGACGACTGGCTCGCGGCACGCACCGCGGATCCGTCGACGCGGGTGCTGGTCGTCGCCGGCAACCGGCTGCGCCCCGTGGACGGAGCCGTCACCTGGCTGTCGCCCGACGAGGCGCCCGAGGGACTCCCGGTCCTCCTCGGCGAGACCGACGGCGTGGTCCACCTCGCGGTGGTCGTCGCGCCGGAGCAGGCGCCCGGCCCGCCGGAGGAGTGGGTCCCGCTGCGCTCGGTGCTGGGCCTGCTGGACGACGACGACCTGCCGCAGGCGCCGCTGCTGATGCATGCCATCGGGCTGGCCGAGTGGCACCACGCGACGAAGTTCTGCCCGCGCTGCGGTGGCACGCTGGTGAGCAGGGCGGCGGGTCACGAGCTGCGCTGCACCGCGTGCGGCCGCGCGCAGTTCCCCCGCACCGACCCCGCGGTGATCATGGCGATCACCCACGGCGAGGGCGACGACGAGGCGATCCTCCTGGGCCGCAACGCCTCGTGGCCGGCCGGGCGGTGGTCGACCCTGGCCGGCTTCTGCGAGCCGGGGGAGACCCTCGAGGACGCCGTACGCCGTGAGGTCGACGAGGAGGTCGGGGTCCGGGTCGGCGAGGTGCGCTACTTCGGCAGCCAGCCGTGGCCGCTGCCGGCCAGCCTGATGCTGGGCTTCACCGGACGTGCGGTGAGCACCGACATCGACGTCGACGGCGCCGAGATCGAGGAGGCGCGCTGGTGGACGCGGACCGAGTTCGAGGCGGCCGCGACGTCGGGCGAGATCGTCGTGCCGCGCAGCGTCTCGATCTCGTCGTCGCTGATCGAGAGCTGGTTCGGGCGACCGCTCACCGGCCCCGGCTGGGGCTGATCCTCAGTCGCAGGTGTCGCAGATGCCCGTCGCCGGCAGGGCGATGAAGCACCGCGGGCACAGGTTCACCGGACGGTCGACCTCGGCGACCCGCTTGGGACGCGTCGTCGGCGTGCGCGGGGTCGAGGACGACCTGGTGGACGACGTCGACGAGCGCGGGGTGCGCGCCCGCGTGCCCGGGACGCGCTCGCTGGGCGGCGAGTCGTCGCGGATCTGGAAGCCGAGCCGGGTCAGCGCCTTGCTCGCGCCGGCGCCCCCGCCGGGGACGTCGGCGGGGGTCAGGGTGCGGCCGGTGGCCAGGCCGTGCGCGATGCCGGCGATCGCCGCGGCGTCGTACTCGCGGCCGCGGTGGAGGAGCACGTGGGTCGAGACGCCGCCGCGCACGAGCATGTAGTTCGCACCGCCCGCCGCGTCCCAGGTCTCCATCGCGGTGAGGACGTGGTCGCGGTCGATCGAGTTCAGCAGTGACACGACGTCAGGTTATCCCCGGCCGGCGCCCCGGCTCACGCCAGGGCGGCCAGCTTGTCCTTGACCTGCGCCACCGACGGGTTGGTGAGCGTGCTGCCGTCGCTGAAGAGCAGCGTCGGGACCGTCTGGTTGCCGCCGTTGGCCTGCTCGACGGTGAGCGCGGCGTCGGGCTGCTGCTCGATGTCGACGATGTCGAACGCGATCCCCTCGCGGTCGAGCTGGCTCTTGAGGCGGTGGCAGTAGCCGCACCAGGGCGTGGTGAACATCGTGAACTGGGACATGCCCGGCTCAACGACCGCTCGCTGCCGGGCATTCCCGCCGGTGTCGGAGCCGGCGTCTAGGGTGGCGCCACCAGCCACCCCTTCCGTCCCCCCGTTCCCCGACGTCCCCCAGGAGCCGATGGTGCTCGACGCGCTCGACCCCGAGCAGCGACAGGTCGCCGAGGCGTTGCGTGGCCCGGTCCGCGTGCTCGCCGGCGCCGGCACCGGCAAGACCCGCGCCGTCACGCACCGCATCGCCCACGGCGTCGCGACCGGGGTCTACGCGCCGACCGAGGTGCTCGCCCTGTCGTTCACCACCCGCGCGGCGGGGGAGATGCGCGAGCGGCTGCGCTCGCTCGGCGCCCCGGGCGTGCAGGCGCGCACCTTCCACTCCGCGGCGCTGCGCCAGCTCCGCTTCTTCTGGCCGCGGGTCCACCAGCGCGACCTCCCCGAGCTCACCGAGTCCAAGCTGTCGATGCTCGCCCTCGCCGCCCGGCGCCAGCGCCTCGGCGTCGACCAGGCCACCCTGCGCGACCTCGCGAGCGAGGTCGAGTGGGCGAAGGTGTCCAACGTCGGCCCCGACTCCTACCCCGCCGTCGCGCGCTCGCGCGGGCGGGCCGTGTCCGGCCTCGACCCGGAGACGGTGGCCCGCGCGTTCGACGCCTACGAGGAGGTCAAGCGCGGCCAGGGGCGGATGGACATGGAGGACGTCCTCCTCTTCGCCGCCGGCCTGCTCGCCGACAACGAGGCGGTGGCCGCGCAGGTGCGCCGGCAGTACAAGTGGTTCGTCGTCGACGAGTTCCAGGACGTCTCCCCGCTCCAGCACGCGCTGCTCGACCTCTGGCTCGGCGGGCGCGACGAGCTCTGCGTCGTCGGCGACCCGGCCCAGACGATCTACTCCTTCGCCGGCGCCGACGCGCGCTACCTCCGCGAGTTCACCAAGGCCCACCCCTCGGCCACCAGCGTCGAGCTGGTCCGCAACTACCGCTCCACCCCCGAGGTCGTCCACGCCGCCAACGCGCTGCTCGCCGGCACCCCGAGCAAGGGTGTCGACCTCGTCGCCCAACGCCCCTCGGGCGCACGGATCACCTACCGCGAGGCCAGCGACGAGGTCGCCGAGGCCGACGCGGTGGCCGACCGGATCGCGGCGCTGCGCGCCGACGGCACCCCCGCGAGCAGGATGGCGGTGCTGCTGCGCATCAACGCCCAGTCCGAGCGCTTCGAGGAGGCGCTGGCCGCCCGCGGGGTGCCGTACGTCGTCCGCGGGGCCGCCCGGTTCTTCGACCGGCCCGAGGTCCGCCAGGCGATCACCCTGGTCCGCGGCGCCGCCCGCAGCGGCGAGGCGTCGGGACCGGTGGCCGACGCCGTGCTGGCGGTGCTGTCGCAGATGGGCCACTCCACCGAGCCGCCCGAGGGCAGGGGAGAGGTCCGCAACCGCTGGGAGTCGCTCCAGGCGCTCGTCGACCTCGCCGCCGACTTCGGGCGCGAGCGTCCGGGCGCGAGCGTCGGCGACCTGGTCGACGACCTCGACCGGCGCGCCAGCGAGCAGCACGCGCCCGTCGCCGACGCCGTCACGCTGGCCACGATCCACTCCGCCAAGGGACTCGAGTGGGACGCCGTCTTCGTGGCCGGCATGCACGAGAAGATGATGCCGATCTCGCAGGCCCAGACCCCTGCCGAGGTCGAGGAGGAGCGACGCCTGCTCTACGTCGCGATGACCCGCGCGCGCGACGAGCTCGCCGTGTCGTGGGCCGTGGCCCGCGAGCCCGGGGGCCGCGCCAACCGCGGCGCCTCGCCGTTCCTGTCCGGCCTCGTCGAGGGGGTGCCGAGCGCGTCCGGCCAGCGCCGCGAGCGCAGCCGCCGCAACCGCGCCGCGCTCCACTGCCGCGAGTGCGGCAAGGCGCTGTCCAGCGCCAGCGAGAAGAAGACCGGGCGCTGCGCCGACTGTCCCGCCTCCTACGACGAGGCCCTCTTCGAGCGGCTGCGCGAGTGGCGCCTGGCCCGGGCGTCCGCCGACAGCGTGCCGGCGTTCGTGGTGTTCACCGACGCCACCCTCCAGCTGATCGCCGAGCACGTCCCGACCGACGAGTCGGGGCTGCGCGCGATCAGCGGCGTCGGCCCCGGCAAGATCGCCAAGTACGGCGACGACGTCCTCGCCCTGGTGGCGGGCCGAGAGGCCTGATCCGGGCTCCCGGAGGGATCCCGGGAAAGAATTTCGGTAATACCCACAAAATCGTTTGCCCCTGACGTCGTCGAGGGTCTAGCGTTCTCGACAACAACCCACGCGCACTGGGATCGCTGACGACGATCCGCGCCCGATGCCCCGAAGGAGGTGGCCCTGATGGAGAACTACACGAAGACGATGACGGCTTGGACGCCGTCCTTCGGCATGTCCACCCTCGGCCGCCCCTGCGCGCACACCCGCGCCTTCGGCGCCGGCGTGGTGGCCGTCCAGGGCGACGCCGCCATCGTTCGCATCAAGGGCGATTTCCCGGGCACTTCGGTCTGGAGTCCGTCGACATAGGTCACGCACCTCATCGGCAGCCTCCAGGCCGCGGAACCCGACACCCGGGATCCGCGGCCTTTCTGTTTGTCCCGCACCGTTCGTCCAGTGAACAACCCGCGATCAGGTCACCGATGAGGAGGTGAAACACATGACCATCAGCGTTCTCGACCGCAACCGAGCTGCCGACGCGACCGGGTCGGAGCCCCAGGCTCCCCTCGGTGCCCTGCACGACGCAGCTGCCGGAGTGGATGACGAGCTGCTGCCCTGCCGCGTCAACG
Above is a genomic segment from Nocardioides okcheonensis containing:
- the deoD gene encoding purine-nucleoside phosphorylase, translating into MSTHIGAQPGDIAPTVLLPGDPLRARWIAETFLDDARCYSEVRGMYGYTGTWRGQRVSVQGSGMGQPSMAIYVNELFTDYDVQSVVRVGSCGALTEDVGVRDVIIASGACTDSSMNRIAFHGLDYAPVADFGLLRGAVEAAEAREGGSPFHVGLIFSSDSFYAARPELLGEMVKYGVLAVEMEASALYTLAAKHRRRALAICTVSDHIVTGEETTSQEREQTFGEMVEIALTAALA
- the aztD gene encoding zinc metallochaperone AztD, translated to MKIRRVPVLLATLVALASSACAASDPRRPEAGSGTPAEPTDTPSAAAGTEVASAAPRLAVTHDGGVSVVDARTGEVLAEEALEGYLRVSPAGDGRHALVSTTGGWEVLDLGSWTDEHGDHGHHWTSTPGLTGARFEAAEPGHVVAHDGLTTLFDDGTGTITSFDTTALGSDGPEVTTTSTEEAHHGVAVRLANGNLLTTDGDEESRSGVRLLGPSGVVMAQTDACPGVHGEAFAQDVAVLGCEDGAVVVDGREITKVTSPDPYGRIGNQAGSEVSPILLGDYKTDPDAELERPTRVSLIDTRTGTLRLVDLGTSYSFRSLGRGPDGEALVLGTDGALHVLDERTGAVERRIDVVGRWKEPLDWQQPRPTLHVVGTTAYVTEPRRDRLHVVDLDRGRVTSTLDLPHTPDEVVANAG
- the nudC gene encoding NAD(+) diphosphatase codes for the protein MSTERTLPHVALSAHAHNRLGLRRTDDDWLAARTADPSTRVLVVAGNRLRPVDGAVTWLSPDEAPEGLPVLLGETDGVVHLAVVVAPEQAPGPPEEWVPLRSVLGLLDDDDLPQAPLLMHAIGLAEWHHATKFCPRCGGTLVSRAAGHELRCTACGRAQFPRTDPAVIMAITHGEGDDEAILLGRNASWPAGRWSTLAGFCEPGETLEDAVRREVDEEVGVRVGEVRYFGSQPWPLPASLMLGFTGRAVSTDIDVDGAEIEEARWWTRTEFEAAATSGEIVVPRSVSISSSLIESWFGRPLTGPGWG
- a CDS encoding mycoredoxin, whose amino-acid sequence is MSQFTMFTTPWCGYCHRLKSQLDREGIAFDIVDIEQQPDAALTVEQANGGNQTVPTLLFSDGSTLTNPSVAQVKDKLAALA
- a CDS encoding ATP-dependent DNA helicase UvrD2 codes for the protein MVLDALDPEQRQVAEALRGPVRVLAGAGTGKTRAVTHRIAHGVATGVYAPTEVLALSFTTRAAGEMRERLRSLGAPGVQARTFHSAALRQLRFFWPRVHQRDLPELTESKLSMLALAARRQRLGVDQATLRDLASEVEWAKVSNVGPDSYPAVARSRGRAVSGLDPETVARAFDAYEEVKRGQGRMDMEDVLLFAAGLLADNEAVAAQVRRQYKWFVVDEFQDVSPLQHALLDLWLGGRDELCVVGDPAQTIYSFAGADARYLREFTKAHPSATSVELVRNYRSTPEVVHAANALLAGTPSKGVDLVAQRPSGARITYREASDEVAEADAVADRIAALRADGTPASRMAVLLRINAQSERFEEALAARGVPYVVRGAARFFDRPEVRQAITLVRGAARSGEASGPVADAVLAVLSQMGHSTEPPEGRGEVRNRWESLQALVDLAADFGRERPGASVGDLVDDLDRRASEQHAPVADAVTLATIHSAKGLEWDAVFVAGMHEKMMPISQAQTPAEVEEERRLLYVAMTRARDELAVSWAVAREPGGRANRGASPFLSGLVEGVPSASGQRRERSRRNRAALHCRECGKALSSASEKKTGRCADCPASYDEALFERLREWRLARASADSVPAFVVFTDATLQLIAEHVPTDESGLRAISGVGPGKIAKYGDDVLALVAGREA